Proteins found in one Hymenobacter sp. J193 genomic segment:
- a CDS encoding T9SS type A sorting domain-containing protein produces MNIILKAWGLLLFLCCSYSAYAVVPPPDTALHLPVTSPPSCNQVTIAWTSATASPSSGYHGKRSLLVLQAVSATNAMPEPEQGITYISSSYFGAGQQLAPGQFVVYADSGQATTISGLQANTEYRADVFAYYDSTSLDAASGPVYSPLVTTATLYFTTPDCSSSTPPSLGASGASASIVDCSTAQLTCIPGNGDGRLFVIQRLPSGADRVSLSTEPQPGQFYFPNYLYGQGQAVAPDTYAMYLGPDSTATLYGLIPGERYKFVAYEYQTERDGTGGNMFTNPGYAAPVDTAYFTVPRCSTTEPLVAASSAAQSDTTTTTARVRWTNGNGVRRLVVINQIAFSNGLMLPQQNTLYQGATAFGQGSQTQPGTFVVYAGQDSSVTVSNLEPDTYYQLAVYEYNVDQRGLPTYLLSQAPAYTLVKTYPEPEPVAPSDLRVNYSVPFSYNQGLTQVSWKPGTGSHYVVFAQEVREGQQALYEPVDGILYNQKLNNDFSPAARVGDKTYILSRSTYSSSGADTIVYLRNLTIGHVYELAIFEYVLDGNGLPKYTGSLPMAFRAARMEPVLQGELINDVPTLTWTVGGHYHAEHFRIFASQDNTQFLPLGPGIPIAQDSSVSRVALTRQLSAITVPTYFKVEMYHRDGQWLYSNTILISPGKPLPVELLRLSGQVSEANRATLNWSTAQEKNSAYFSVERSLDGLHFVPVGRQLAAGTSTQQRAYRLVDPHPLEQLTYYRLHQVDQDGAAIYSESITLQPARQPLQLKVWPNPAHAGKQASLHLTGLDHQAGQVLVYIRTLTGQLLHHRQLQASPLVELRWSLAHYPPGVYLIEVQTSVGRHVARLVIE; encoded by the coding sequence ATGAACATCATTCTCAAAGCCTGGGGGCTGCTGCTTTTTCTTTGCTGCTCCTACTCGGCCTACGCAGTAGTACCGCCACCTGACACGGCCCTCCATCTACCGGTTACCTCACCTCCCAGTTGCAACCAGGTGACTATTGCCTGGACCTCAGCGACTGCATCGCCCTCCAGTGGCTATCATGGCAAACGTAGCCTGCTTGTTTTGCAGGCCGTTTCGGCTACTAACGCAATGCCGGAGCCTGAACAAGGTATTACCTACATTTCCAGCTCCTATTTTGGGGCCGGGCAACAGTTGGCACCGGGTCAGTTTGTCGTATATGCCGATAGTGGCCAAGCTACTACCATCAGCGGGCTGCAGGCTAATACCGAATACCGAGCCGACGTGTTTGCCTATTACGATTCTACTTCCCTTGACGCTGCATCCGGCCCGGTATATAGCCCGTTGGTCACGACGGCAACTCTCTACTTTACTACTCCTGACTGCTCCTCATCTACGCCGCCGAGCCTTGGGGCATCGGGGGCGTCGGCTTCGATTGTAGATTGCTCAACTGCGCAACTGACGTGTATCCCAGGTAACGGTGATGGCCGGCTGTTTGTAATTCAACGACTACCCAGCGGGGCCGATAGGGTCAGCCTGAGTACCGAGCCCCAACCCGGTCAATTCTACTTCCCCAATTATCTCTACGGGCAGGGCCAGGCGGTGGCCCCGGATACCTACGCGATGTATCTGGGTCCCGACTCGACGGCCACTCTGTACGGCCTGATCCCTGGAGAACGGTATAAGTTCGTTGCCTATGAATACCAGACCGAGCGGGATGGAACCGGGGGCAATATGTTTACGAATCCAGGCTACGCTGCGCCCGTGGACACGGCTTATTTCACCGTTCCCCGCTGCAGCACTACGGAACCGCTGGTAGCGGCTTCGAGCGCAGCTCAGAGTGATACAACCACTACGACCGCCCGGGTACGGTGGACCAACGGCAATGGCGTACGGCGCCTTGTCGTTATTAATCAAATTGCCTTCAGCAATGGGCTGATGCTTCCCCAGCAAAACACGCTTTACCAGGGCGCTACTGCCTTTGGCCAGGGCAGTCAAACGCAGCCCGGTACCTTCGTGGTGTACGCCGGGCAGGACAGCAGCGTGACGGTTTCTAACCTGGAACCTGATACGTACTACCAGCTGGCAGTATATGAGTACAATGTAGACCAGCGTGGTTTACCTACCTATCTACTCAGCCAGGCACCGGCCTATACCCTGGTTAAAACGTACCCGGAACCAGAGCCTGTGGCACCGTCTGACCTACGGGTAAACTACTCTGTGCCCTTTTCCTACAATCAAGGCCTGACCCAGGTAAGCTGGAAGCCCGGCACCGGGTCGCACTACGTGGTGTTTGCTCAGGAAGTGCGCGAAGGGCAGCAAGCCCTGTATGAGCCAGTAGACGGAATTCTGTATAACCAAAAACTGAATAATGACTTTAGCCCTGCTGCTCGCGTAGGAGATAAAACATACATCCTCTCCAGGAGTACCTACTCTAGCAGTGGTGCTGATACGATAGTATACCTGCGCAACCTCACTATCGGACACGTCTACGAGCTTGCCATTTTCGAGTATGTGTTGGATGGCAACGGCCTACCAAAGTACACGGGAAGTTTGCCAATGGCCTTCCGTGCCGCTAGGATGGAGCCGGTTCTGCAAGGTGAACTAATCAACGACGTCCCTACTTTGACCTGGACCGTAGGTGGCCACTATCATGCTGAGCACTTCCGGATTTTTGCGTCCCAGGACAACACCCAGTTTCTACCTCTCGGCCCGGGTATACCCATTGCGCAAGACAGTTCGGTGAGCCGTGTTGCGTTGACGCGGCAGTTATCCGCCATTACCGTACCTACCTACTTCAAGGTCGAGATGTACCACCGGGATGGCCAATGGCTGTATTCCAATACTATTCTTATTTCGCCCGGCAAACCATTACCGGTTGAACTGCTCCGCTTATCTGGCCAAGTAAGTGAAGCGAACCGCGCAACCCTCAACTGGAGTACCGCCCAGGAAAAGAACAGCGCGTACTTTAGTGTAGAGCGAAGTCTGGATGGACTCCACTTTGTACCGGTCGGGCGCCAACTCGCGGCCGGCACCTCGACGCAGCAACGTGCTTACCGCCTGGTGGACCCTCACCCACTGGAGCAGTTGACCTATTACCGCCTGCACCAGGTAGATCAGGATGGCGCGGCTATCTACTCTGAAAGTATCACGTTGCAGCCGGCTCGGCAGCCCCTGCAGCTGAAGGTTTGGCCGAATCCGGCGCACGCCGGCAAGCAAGCCTCCCTGCACTTAACCGGCCTGGATCATCAGGCCGGTCAGGTCCTGGTTTATATTCGGACCCTCACCGGCCAGTTGCTGCACCATAGGCAGCTGCAGGCCTCTCCTCTTGTCGAATTGAGGTGGTCGCTGGCTCACTACCCTCCGGGCGTCTACCTAATTGAAGTTCAAACCTCTGTTGGGCGTCATGTCGCCCGGTTAGTGATAGAGTAG